A part of Periophthalmus magnuspinnatus isolate fPerMag1 chromosome 19, fPerMag1.2.pri, whole genome shotgun sequence genomic DNA contains:
- the LOC117387307 gene encoding SH3 and cysteine-rich domain-containing protein 2-like, translating to MTEINEKENEPSQTRDLQRAQATVPSQPESKLQRLKRSLSFKSVMRSKSVDNFFQRNGDTRPPSALITTACPASSPLAPSSDSPLGYERSPSLSPSASPNPSLSSHSPSISPSIGSQVKVQPMKTHCFQEHVFRRATNCQRCKHVIQGNSKQGLRCKACKLAAHLWCSSELSQLPCNGKSGAFKRNFSSPLLSIDPLGVVREAPAAQEGETSVVDPVYEALRYGTSLAQMSRSSFSSISESPYHEGKALDKLENQPIAEEESIPGMLTPPESEKADSEDRVSLKTPKRVEIHSIHTYVALYKFLPQEKNDLELQPGDRIQVTDDSNEDWWKGKIRDRVGFFPANFVQRVRPGERVWKVTAGFHGNRDKGQMSVKEAQICVGKNEEIEGFVRLSSGKKRGMVPVKNVMEI from the exons ATGAcggaaataaatgaaaaagagaaTGAACCATCGCAGACACGGGACCTCCAGAGAGCGCAGGCTACTGTCCCCAGTCAACCCGAGTCCAAG TTGCAGAGGCTGAAGAGATCACTGTCCTTTAAGTCGGTTATGCGCAGCAAAAGTGTGGACAACTTCTTCCAGAGAAATGGAGACACACGGCCTCCCTCTGCCCTCATCACCACGGCCTGCcctgcctcttctcctcttgCCCCCTCCTCGGACTCTCCTCTGGGTTATGAACGCTcaccctctctgtccccctccgcCAGCCCaaacccctccctctcctcgcaCTCCCCCTCCATTAGCCCGTCCATTGGGTCCCAGGTCAAAGTGCAGCCCATGAAGACCCACTGTTTCCAGGAGCACGTATTTCGCAGAGCCACCAACTGTCAGCGATGCAAACACGTCATCCAAG GAAACTCGAAGCAGGGGCTGCGGTGTAAAGCCTGTAAGCTGGCTGCCCACCTTTGGTGCTCCTCTGAGCTCTCTCAGCTTCCTTGTAATGGGAAG AGTGGCGCTTTTAAAAGAAACTTCAGCTCTCCTCTGCTCAGCATCGATCCTCTGGGCGTGGTCCGAGAGGCTCCTGCTGCCCAAG AAGGAGAAACCAGTGTTGTTGACCCTGTATATGAGGCTCTGCGCTACGGGACGTCTCTGGCACAAATGAGTCGATcgagcttcagcagcatctctGAGTCTCCGTACCACGAG GGAAAAGCTTTGGACAAACTAGAAAACCAACCAATTGCTGAAGAGGAGTCTATACCAGGAA TGCTCACGCCGCCTGAAAGTGAGAAGGCTGATTCAGAAGACAGGGTCAGTCTGAAG ACGCCTAAACGTGTTGAGATCCACTCCATCCACACCTATGTAGCCCTGTACAAGTTTCTGCCCCAAGAGAAGAACGACCTGGAGCTACA GCCTGGTGATAGAATACAAGTCACAGACGACTCCAATGAGGACTGGTGGAAG GGGAAAATTAGGGACAGGGTGGGCTTTTTCCCAGCCAACTTTGTGCAGCGGGTGCGTCCCGGAGAGAGGGTGTGGAAGGTcactgctggtttccatggcaacCGAGACAAAGGCCAGATGAGTGTCAAAGAAGCTCAG ATCTGTGTGGGGAAAAATGAGGAAATCGAAGGCTTTGTGCGACTGAGCAGTGGGAAAAAGCGAGGCATGGTCCCAGTCAAGAACGTAATGGAGATATGA